The Polaribacter sp. KT25b genome contains the following window.
TACATTCTTTAATGGTTTTAGGTTTTCTTTATCTAGAACAACACCTTTTACATTTTGTCCAACTGCTGTTAAAAAAGAAAAAAATAAAATTAATGTTAACTTCATAGTTTTTTTAATTCAAATTTATATAACCCATTATATAATTACTTAAACACACTATAACATCAAAAAACAAGTAATATCAATGCTTTTTAACAGTGTATATTTATTATGTAATAAAATATTTAAAACTTTGTACCAATGTAATCACTTTTTAAAAGCTATAAAAGTAATTTTTAAAAGTATATAGCTATCTCTACCTAAAGTAACCCAGTATATTTTTTAATTGTAATTTAGTATAGCGTTTATAAGATTAAAAATAGAGTTGTAACAAATGCTTTGAAATTATGAGTAACGATTTTATTTATATTTGGTTTTGGTAATATTTATTTTTTCAGATTGTTTATCCAATTCACTAAATACTCTTTAAAATTTAAATTTACATTATAAATTTCATTTGTTCTTTCGTTAGTTCCTTTTTTAGTCATAAAGTGATTTAATTTATCCATTTCTTTAAATTCAATATTTGAATTTCCAATTTCATCTAATTTTGTTTTGCTCTGTTTTGGGTTAACTAAAATATCTTCTTTTCCAATAATTACTAAAGTCGGAAAATTAATATTCTCTAAAGTTTTTGTATTATCTATTCTGGCTTCTTCTAATTTATGAGGCATAAGGTAATTACTGAATGATTTTTTATTAATTCCGTGTTTTTTTGATTCTTTCTTTGCTGTTTTCCATATTTCCCAAGCTGTTTTATTTGGATTTTTATCTATTAAATCAAAGATGTAGTCTAATGTTTTTATTTTGTCATTAGCTGTTTTTCCAATTATTAAATTATCATAATTTCTGATTCCGTTATTTATCTGATATTTGAGTAAATCTCTCGGTTTTCCTATCGGTGCAGACCATTGAATTAAAAAGTTTGGTAATATTTGTTTTTCTATTACTTTAAGGGAAACAATACCGCCTAAACTATGACCTAAAAAGCCAATTTTTTTGTTTTCTAAAGTTTGTGATTTTTTAAGTTCGCTAAATATTTCAAGAAAATCATTTGTATAAACTTTTGCTTGATCATTATATTCTCCAGTCGATTTTCCTACGCCTCTTTTATCAAATCTAAAAACTCCAATATTATTTTTTAACATATATTCAGTCAAGTAATTGTGTGCTTTTTGAGATATTTTTCCTGTTCCAGAAATTATTACAATAACGTTATCAAATTTAAATTTTGGTGTTAATAAAGTTCCGGAAATTGTAATATTATTATCGATTATTTTCGATATTTCCTCAACTTTATAGTTTTGAATATTCTCAATTTCTTTTTCATTATTAAACTTTTCTTGGCAAAAAGTCAGTACTGAAATGAATAGTAATATAATTATCAGGATTTTCTTCATATTTGATGCCAACTTGGCTGTACTAGGTTTCTCTTTATGCAGACAAACCAAAACTGTTATTATTAAAAATATTTTTTCATTAATAATAATTTTTATCAAGCTTACTTCCAATGTGTTTGTACAAGGTTAGTAGCGTATTTTAAGAATGTAATTTAGCAAATAAAAACCATATAGAAAAAACGCGAGTATTTTTGTAAGTAGGCTCTTAAAACCAATAAATTATCTACGCCGTTAGGCAACAATTTTATATTTCGAATTCGTATAATTTCTTTACAAGTTTTTTTCTTTGATACCAATCGTTATAAACAAGTTCAATTTTTGTAATCTCAAAAGTTCCAAAATCGAAGTCAACATAGTCTTCAATTATTTTTAAAAAACTCTCTTTTTTATTTAATTGATTTCTAAATCGAACTATTGTTGAGTGTGCTGTTTCAATTGAATATCTTTTGTCTAAACTTTGTTCCAATTCAGATTTTTTAAATTCAAATCTTAAATTATCTCTAATTTCATTTAATAAGTTGTTATTCAAAAATCCTTGTACCATTATACAAGAAGTTGATGCAGTTAAACCTTTAAAATTAACTTCAATGTTTTTTTTAGTAGGTAAACATTTTTTGATTAATTCAATATATTTAGATAATTCAATGTTTTCGATATTAAATCCATCATAACACGATATTATTGACATAACTGTAATGTGGATATCAGAATTAGGATAATAATATTGATTTGGTTCAGTTTTCTTTAATTCGAGTATAAGTTTTTCGATTTTTTCTTTTACATCATTAGACGGTCTAACAAGAAGAGTAATTCCAAATCTTTTGTCGCCCTTTGAGTCAATTAAATTATCAATTCTGTATTTTCCAACACAGATATTTTTTATTGATTCTTTATATAATTTACTATAATGTTCTTTAAGATTCACTAATATAATTTTTATGACGACAGCTATTTTTATAATATAGCCTAAAAAGTGTTTGTTTATGAGTAGTTGCGTGTTTAAGCACCTAATTTAATAAATAAAAAACGAAAAGAAAGCCCGAGAGTATTTTTCTTAGTAGGTTAGAACTAGTAATAAATTATATGCGGTGTTGTAGGTAGTTTTTTACATTCGATTAACCCAAACCTTAACTCCCATAAATGCTCTTCTTTGAAATTCATTCCAACTCATTTCTTGTCTTGAATCATTTAAAGGCCAAGGATCTCTTAAAACTACTTTGTCTGGTATTATACCAATAACATTTCCAAAATTATCATACCTGTTAGAATAATATATTCCTGTCATAACATATGCGTGTCCAATTCCTCCGTTGGAATTTGAAAGTCCCACAATTAATGGCCACTTTTTCGATAGTCCGCTTATAATTTCTTGGACACTTGTATAGCCTCCATAAGCATTTATTGAAGAAAATCTACCTCTATTATCAGCAGCCCAACCAGACAAAGCATTTAAAATTTGTCGTTCGTTAGCAGGTCTGTTTGAGTTAGAAAAACCATATATTTTTCTAACAACATCAACTTGTGAAACATATAATCCATGATAATTTAATGTCATTTGAATACAAGCAGCCCAACACCAATTAGATTGCATTTGAGAACCTCCATTAACAGAAGTTGCTCGCATATATTCAAATTCATTGGTTGGAACTCCGCAACCGAAATAATTATTACCGTATTGTTTACACGATTGTGCATTTAAATTTATACCAATAAACATTAAGATAATAATTCCTGTTACTTTTTTCATAATTCAAAGTTTAAGAAGTTAATATTAATTAAATTATAAATATTATTCAATACCTAATAGTAGGTAGTTTTGAGTGAGTTCAAATAGCACACAAAGTGTTTATATGTAGCTATGTAGCTTATTATTTGGCTTAAACAATAAAGTTAATAAATACAAACCGAATAATAAATCAGCGAGTATTTAGTTTTTCAATTAGTTCATGTTTAGATAAACAGGTTTAATATTCAGTTGTAAATTTTAAAGGAAATTCGGTTTTCATAAATTAATACTAACGATTTAGAGTAACCAAAGTTGTGTTTTGGTTATCGAAATTTTTCAGATTTAAAATTAATAAATATTCTATTTAGCAGAAAGAAACAATTTTGGTTACGCATTTGTTGGCGGAAGTTTTATTTCATTTTAAGTGAATACCCTATACTAAAACCATTTCCATTATAAGCTGGATTTGACCCTGAAAGATTGTAATTAGTTTGGTTAAAATTACCATAACTCAACCTTATTTTACTATTGTTTATTAAAGTATATTCTAAACCTAGTAGTGTAGAATTGTTAAATGTAAAATTTGTTCCATTGTATGGAAATTTCTTAAATCCTGTAAAAATTCCTGTTCCGTATTCAATAAATGGACTTATTTTTTTCTTTCCAAATAAGTACCAACGATAATAAGTCATTAAACCAACACCCAAACCAAATTTTTGATTACCATTAATTAATGGTGTTTTGTCTTGCCATTCTTGAATATTGAATTCTGCTGATACTGAAAACCAACTAGCAACTCTATGTTCAATACCAATGTTTTGATGCCACACATTTTTTAACCCAAAAGCATATTCGTTATTCATACCTGCTCTAGCTGAATAGAAATTAATGTTTTCGTGATTTTTAAAAACAAATTCTTCTAAACTATAAGATAAAGCAGCCAATCCTAATACACCTATTAAAGTACTTCGATTGGTTAAGGTTGTATGTAAAGTTGGATCAAAACCAGGAATGTGAGGCCAATCGTTTTTACTTTGTGAATTTGTGTTAAAAGCAACTAATAATAGTAATGTAAAAAGAATGTATTTTTTCATACTAATTTATTGAAATTTAAAATGAGTAATAATTGGGTAATGGTCAGATATATAAGATACCCCATAATTTTTTACTAGGGTTTTATACGAAACAGCTTTTGATCTATTATAAAATATAAAATCAATATTTCTACTAATAATACCTAAGCCAAAAGCATTGTAAGATTTATTATCATCACTTCGTTCTGCAAATCGCTGAGCACTAAAATAATTGTTTCTAATTGGTTCTAAACGAGAATTACCTATGAGCATATTAAAATCTCCAGTAATAAAAACAGGTAAATCAGATTCTGTAATTTCTTCAATTTTCTGAACTATTAACTTGCTTGATTCTCCTTGGGCAGTTTTACCTTTATGATCAAAATGTGTATTGAATAAATAAAATTCTTTATCTTTATCAATATCTCTAAATTTTCCCCAAGTACATATCCTTATATTGTTTGCATCCCATCCTAATGAAGGGTATTCAGGAGTTTCACTTAGCCAAAAATCTCCATTGTTAAGAAGTTCAACTGTTGTTGTATCATAAAAAATAGCAGCATATTCGCCTCCAGAATGGCCATCATCCCTTCCAACTCCAACATAACTATAGTTTTGTAAGTTATTATCTAAATAGGATACTTGATTATGTAAACCTTCTTGAATACCAAATACTGTTGGTTTTACTTCGTTTAACATTGTTAAACAAGATTCTTTTCTGTTTTCCCATTGATTTTCTTCATCAGCAGGTTCATCATAGCGTAAATTGAAAGACATTACAGTTATATCTGAATCACCTGAAAAATCTTCAATTTCAATTGGTTTACAACTACAAATTAGTATTATAGTTATTAAAAAGTAAAATGTTTTCATATTATTTAATTTCAATTAAAATTAGGTTTGATGCAGGTAGTTTATCATTAACACCATTAAATTGAATACTATAAATTCCTTTTTTATTAAATTTATAACCATCTAATAGGTTTATTTTCCCTGAAATAGATTCATTTGGTTTTAATGTGATGTAATCATTTTTTGTTGGAGGCATTCTTTTTACCATGATACCACTATATTCTATTTTTTTGCTATCATATATTATATCCATAAACTCTCCTGTAAAACTATTTTCAATTGGAGTTTTCCAAGGTAAAAATGTGAATTTTTCTTCCCCGAAATTCTTAGTATCCATTTCAAGTTCTATAACTTCTCCTAAGTTGTAAGAAGTTTTAGTAGTAGAAATAGAACTTATAATATTTTCTTTCAAGTATTTCTTTGAAATAATTTTAATGTTTTTTGAATTTAAAAGAGTTGGATTCATTTCTATGGAGTCTTTAATTTCCATTGAAATTATATTTCCTTTTTTTAATTCAACCCAATTTCTATTAGGAATTGATATTGTTGTTGTATAAATTTTGTTGTGATTATTTCTTAAAGTAATCGTTTGTCCATCATTTTCATTCTTAGTGTGTATCACTAAAAATTCACTTTTACTCAAAGTACTATAATTTTGTTTAACAGTATTACAAGAAAAGATTATAAGTAGAGTAGTAATGGGTGTCAATATATTTTTTAACATTAAGTCTTTTTTAATATTTGCAAATATTAAAATCTTTAATATTAATTCTATTGACTTAAGGTCAAGAAATTTCTTTTCTAATCCTACTTAATCGTTCAGGAGAAACTTTTAAGTATTTAGCCAATTTATACAATGGAATTCTATTAATAAGTTCTTGATTGTTTTTTAAAATTTTAAGATACCTTTCTTTTGTAGATAGTATGAAAAAATCTTTCTCTCTTTGAATTCTCTTCATAGTATAACGCATAGATTCATTTTGTAGAAAATTTATAATTAAAGGATTCTTACTAGATTTTATAAAGTGTAAAGGGATTTTTGTTAAAATAGTATCTGAGGTACATCTTAAAAGAATATCTGAAGGTAAACCATTGTAAAATGAGATAAATGATGTACAAATTTCTCCTTCAAATAAAATATCGATTAAAAATTCGTTTTTATTATTTGAAATTTCTGCTTCTATAATGCCTTTTTCAATAAAGTAGCAGTATTTTTCAACTTCTTCATAGTTCGTAATTATATGTTCTTTTGAATATCTTTTAGTTTCAAAATTCTCAAGAAATAAATCATATGTTTCTTTGTTGTATTTTTTTATTAGATATTCTTTAAATGTCATTAGCTATGATGTTTTTGTATTATACAGATATAAGTTGACCTTTTTTTCGGTTAATTAATACCGTTTAAAGTATTTTTTTAGACGTTTAGAATCCAAAAAATAATTTGAACTAGGTTTGTTTTTAAATTGTTAGTTCCGTTAAATTTACATTATTTTTTCGGTATGATTTGTACTTGATATTCGGATTTAAATTTACTTCTAAAGGTTTTCTTAAGTCTAAGCTATAGTACTATATTTTTTAATCCAATAGCCAATGGTAGTTCTAGGAATGTCATATTTTTTAGAAGCGAAATTGGTTGAGATCTGACCATTTTGAATTTGGCCAACGACTAATAATTTAAGCTCTAAAGTTACTTTTTCGCCAGTTTTGTTTTTGAGTTTTTATAAGTGACTATAATTATGTGTTTAATTTTTAATCAACACTATTTCAAGAGTGTATAAATATAGCCCAATGAGCTAACGTTGTTGTGTGTAGTTATTTTTAATTTCATTTTCAATATCCACTAATTTCAATTCTTTATGGTAGCTTTCTATTCTTGAGTGGGCAGTTCCGTCAACTAATAAAATGACTATTAGCATTGCAATAATTGTAATACTAATTGCTCTCCAAGTTGGTGTGTTAACAAACAGAATTAATAATGCGGCTATGATAATTAATATTGGAATTACTTTAAATACAACTTTATATTCCTTTAAAGTGCTTTCAGAACGTTCAATCTCGGATTGGTAAAATGCAGATGCATCACCATTAAAATCCTTTTCAAATTGTTTAACTCTTTGAACGTTTGTGTAGTTAAGTCCGCTACCAATTATTAATAGTAATATTCCTGCTACTAATGTTGGAATGATATAAGCCTTTGCTAAATCTGTTTTTCCTAATTGACAAAACCCAATACTTGCGATTAAAAATATAATTGCAAAGAGTATGAAGAAACGTGTTGAGAAGACTTCGGCTTTTGCCCATTCTGTCGCTAATTTTAATAGTTCCATCGTTTAATTTAGTTTATATTTTTCTCTGTATTCAGTTGGACTTATTCCTTCTTTCTTTTTGAATAGTCTCGAAAAATAGGGTGGATATTCAAATCCTAATTCGTAAGCCACTTCTGAAATACTTTTATTTGGTTGTAATAGTATATTTTTCGCCTCATCTATTAAGTGTAAGTGTAAATGTTCGGTTGTAGTTTTACCTGTTTCTTTTTTTAAAGTGTCACTTAAGTAACGTTGTGAAATATACATTTTACCAGCGATGTGTTCTATACTAGGAATACCTTTTTCTTGCAATTGTCCAGATTCAAAATATTCCGTTAAATGCTTATTGAATTGCTCTAACAAATTATTGGATATTTCTATTCTATTTAAAAACTGCCTTTCATAGAAACGATTTGCATATTTTAACAACGTGTTTAATTGAGAAATAATAATTTCTTTACTGAAGACATCTTGATTATTTTGATATTCAATTTCAATATTAGCAACTATCGATTCTATTTGCTTTTCTTCTTTTGGCGAAAGATGTAATGCTTCATTTACTGAATAGGAAAAGAAACCATATTTTTTAATTTGTTGGGCTAAATCTGTTCCTTTTATAAAATCTTCGTGAAAGTTTATTGAAAACCCTTTCTGCTCAAAAACTACACTATTATCCCATTGTAGAATTTGCCTTGGTGCAATGAAAATCAAAGCGCCATTGGTAAAATCATACTTTGTTCTACCATAGTTTAAATCTCCTTCTACATATTTTTTTAAACTAATCGAATAGCAATCATTTGTAATTGGTGGCGAACTTTCTCTCGGACAAGGTAGATAACCTTCACCATTTGAATTAAAAATACTCAACATAGGATGTTCAGGTCTCGGTAGTTTTAAATAATCCAAATACGATGCTAATGTTTTAAAATGTTCCATACTACAAATTTAAAAATTCCATTTTACACCGGTTTCTTTTTCTGTAAGTTCCCATAATTTTTTAGCAACCACTTTATCTTTGGCGTGTGGTTCTATTTTATGTGCTCCAACAGGACCAGTCCAATTGCTTCTTCCTGTAGGTCCGTAAAAACAACTCTGGTCTAAATTTGATTCTGTAGCACACATCAATTTCGGATAGGCACCTTTTTCAGCCGATTGTGTTAATGGCGATAATTTCATTAGATTAAAGATGAATTTCATCATAAAACTACCACTTGTATTTATAAGGTTTGTTCTTGAAGAACCAGGATGACAAGCATATGCTTTAACATCTGATTTGCCTGCTTTGTTCAATCTATCCTGTAGTTCATAGATAGTCATAATCTGTGCCAGTTTACTTTGACTATATGCATTATTAGGCGTGTAATCTTTATCCCAATTCAAATCATCAAATTTGATTGTTTTAATTCCCATATCATATCCCAGACTTCCTACCGTTACAATTCGTCCTTTAGATTTTTCAATGAGAGGGAATAGTAAAGCTTGAAGTGTAAAATTCCCATAGTAATTCGTTCCCATTTGACTTTCCCAACCGTCAGTTGTTAGTTTTTGTTTAGGTACTTGGGCAATTGCAGCATTGCAAATTAATGCATCAATTTGAGGAATTATTTTTAGAACTTCTTCAGCTGCTTTTTTTACAGAAGCTTGTTCTGCCAAATCCATTTTTATAGCTAAAACGTCTATCTGATTTCCAAGTTCTTGCTTTAAAGTTTTGATTGTGTCTTCTGCTTTATTTTGGTTTCTATTTAGCATTACAACTTTCGCTCCTTTTGATAGCAATATTTTTGCAGCTTCAAAACCTGTTCCACTTGTAGTGCCTGTAATGACGAATGTTTTACCACATAAATCTCCAATTCTGTCTGGTGTCCAACCTTTTTTGCCAAATTGATTTGTATTCATTTTTGTCTATTTATCAATGTTAAAATAATAAGACAAAGGTCGGATAGAAGTAGTGTTGTTTCCTTATACAGATTTTCGAATGTTGTATACTTTTTGGTTGGTCATAATTACACATAACGTGTTGTATATGGTTTGTTACGTGGTTTAAGTACCTAATTTAGTAAATAATTACAGACCAAGAAAGTCCGCGAAGACTTTCGTAAATAGGCTAAAACCAGCATTTAATTTTATACAGTGTTAGTAGCTATTGCTTTTCTTTATTCAGCTCTAATTTCATCAATATGTCAGACTGTTCGTCATTTCCAAGTTTAAAAATGTGTTTGTCAAATGGCACAAATCCATTTTTTTCATAAAATCGAATTGCTCTTGGATTTTTCTCCCAAACAGATAACCAAACAAATTCCGCATTTTTCTCTTTCGCCAATTTAATAGCTTTTTTGTAAAGGTTTTGTCCAACTTTTTTTCCGTAAAATTCTTTTAGCACGTAAATCCGCTCTATTTCGAGTGCATTTTTATCCTTAATAACAGATTGAGATTGTCTTATATTTACTTTTAAATATCCAATTATTTTTCCTTCAAATTCACTAAAATAAAATTCAGAATTTATATCATTAAGTTCTGTCTTAAGCTCTTCTGTAGAAAATTTGTTTTCCAAATAATTTGTCATATTTTCTTTGCTATTTACTAAAGAATATGTCTCTATAAAAGTTCGTTTTGCTATCTCTTTTAAATTTTCAATATCTTGAATGCTTACTTTTCTAATTTCCATTTATTTTCGGTAATGTCTATTTAAGCTTACAGGTAGCATTGTTAAATAAGCTCTGTTGTGTGTTTCAGCAACTAATTTAGCAAATAAAAACAGAATAGAAAATCCGAGAGCCTGCCATTAATTATACAAGTTATTGTAGACAGTTATTATATCCTTTTCCATACAATGAAACGGGTATTCTCTTTCTGGAAAATTGACATTTCCACGTATAAAATAATTTCTTTTCTTGTAGAATTCAATCACCTCCAAATTTTGACTATAAGCATCTAATCTTATTGAAGAATAATTATTTTCTTTCGCAAAATTTTCGGCAAAGTCCATCAGTTTTTGTGCGTATCCTTTTTTCTGATATTTTGGGTCAATTACAAGTCTATGAATTACTAATACTTTTGAATTGTTAAATTCCCATTTAATTAATTTATACTCAGTTTCTTGTTCTTCGCTTATGTTAATTGCT
Protein-coding sequences here:
- a CDS encoding papain-like cysteine protease family protein; this encodes MKKVTGIIILMFIGINLNAQSCKQYGNNYFGCGVPTNEFEYMRATSVNGGSQMQSNWCWAACIQMTLNYHGLYVSQVDVVRKIYGFSNSNRPANERQILNALSGWAADNRGRFSSINAYGGYTSVQEIISGLSKKWPLIVGLSNSNGGIGHAYVMTGIYYSNRYDNFGNVIGIIPDKVVLRDPWPLNDSRQEMSWNEFQRRAFMGVKVWVNRM
- a CDS encoding alpha/beta fold hydrolase yields the protein MKKILIIILLFISVLTFCQEKFNNEKEIENIQNYKVEEISKIIDNNITISGTLLTPKFKFDNVIVIISGTGKISQKAHNYLTEYMLKNNIGVFRFDKRGVGKSTGEYNDQAKVYTNDFLEIFSELKKSQTLENKKIGFLGHSLGGIVSLKVIEKQILPNFLIQWSAPIGKPRDLLKYQINNGIRNYDNLIIGKTANDKIKTLDYIFDLIDKNPNKTAWEIWKTAKKESKKHGINKKSFSNYLMPHKLEEARIDNTKTLENINFPTLVIIGKEDILVNPKQSKTKLDEIGNSNIEFKEMDKLNHFMTKKGTNERTNEIYNVNLNFKEYLVNWINNLKK
- a CDS encoding Crp/Fnr family transcriptional regulator; translation: MTFKEYLIKKYNKETYDLFLENFETKRYSKEHIITNYEEVEKYCYFIEKGIIEAEISNNKNEFLIDILFEGEICTSFISFYNGLPSDILLRCTSDTILTKIPLHFIKSSKNPLIINFLQNESMRYTMKRIQREKDFFILSTKERYLKILKNNQELINRIPLYKLAKYLKVSPERLSRIRKEIS
- a CDS encoding 2'-5' RNA ligase family protein, coding for MNLKEHYSKLYKESIKNICVGKYRIDNLIDSKGDKRFGITLLVRPSNDVKEKIEKLILELKKTEPNQYYYPNSDIHITVMSIISCYDGFNIENIELSKYIELIKKCLPTKKNIEVNFKGLTASTSCIMVQGFLNNNLLNEIRDNLRFEFKKSELEQSLDKRYSIETAHSTIVRFRNQLNKKESFLKIIEDYVDFDFGTFEITKIELVYNDWYQRKKLVKKLYEFEI
- a CDS encoding AraC family transcriptional regulator translates to MEHFKTLASYLDYLKLPRPEHPMLSIFNSNGEGYLPCPRESSPPITNDCYSISLKKYVEGDLNYGRTKYDFTNGALIFIAPRQILQWDNSVVFEQKGFSINFHEDFIKGTDLAQQIKKYGFFSYSVNEALHLSPKEEKQIESIVANIEIEYQNNQDVFSKEIIISQLNTLLKYANRFYERQFLNRIEISNNLLEQFNKHLTEYFESGQLQEKGIPSIEHIAGKMYISQRYLSDTLKKETGKTTTEHLHLHLIDEAKNILLQPNKSISEVAYELGFEYPPYFSRLFKKKEGISPTEYREKYKLN
- a CDS encoding GNAT family N-acetyltransferase; the protein is MEIRKVSIQDIENLKEIAKRTFIETYSLVNSKENMTNYLENKFSTEELKTELNDINSEFYFSEFEGKIIGYLKVNIRQSQSVIKDKNALEIERIYVLKEFYGKKVGQNLYKKAIKLAKEKNAEFVWLSVWEKNPRAIRFYEKNGFVPFDKHIFKLGNDEQSDILMKLELNKEKQ
- a CDS encoding SDR family oxidoreductase, translated to MNTNQFGKKGWTPDRIGDLCGKTFVITGTTSGTGFEAAKILLSKGAKVVMLNRNQNKAEDTIKTLKQELGNQIDVLAIKMDLAEQASVKKAAEEVLKIIPQIDALICNAAIAQVPKQKLTTDGWESQMGTNYYGNFTLQALLFPLIEKSKGRIVTVGSLGYDMGIKTIKFDDLNWDKDYTPNNAYSQSKLAQIMTIYELQDRLNKAGKSDVKAYACHPGSSRTNLINTSGSFMMKFIFNLMKLSPLTQSAEKGAYPKLMCATESNLDQSCFYGPTGRSNWTGPVGAHKIEPHAKDKVVAKKLWELTEKETGVKWNF
- a CDS encoding endonuclease/exonuclease/phosphatase family protein translates to MKTFYFLITIILICSCKPIEIEDFSGDSDITVMSFNLRYDEPADEENQWENRKESCLTMLNEVKPTVFGIQEGLHNQVSYLDNNLQNYSYVGVGRDDGHSGGEYAAIFYDTTTVELLNNGDFWLSETPEYPSLGWDANNIRICTWGKFRDIDKDKEFYLFNTHFDHKGKTAQGESSKLIVQKIEEITESDLPVFITGDFNMLIGNSRLEPIRNNYFSAQRFAERSDDNKSYNAFGLGIISRNIDFIFYNRSKAVSYKTLVKNYGVSYISDHYPIITHFKFQ